Below is a genomic region from Granulicella sibirica.
TGACCGGCGAACTGGGAATCGTTTGGGGTGAACTTGAAGCTGAAGTCGTACTTGCCGGTGAGGCCGGTCTTGTCGACGACGGGACGGTCGAGGACGAGGGTCTGAAGGAAGTTGGTGAAGTCGGTGAGTGTGCCGTTGCGGACGCCGAGGGTGAGGCCGCCGTCGCCGGGGCGGAAACCGAGGCCGGGAAGAGGGCCGGTGAGCTGGGTTGGGGTGAGCTTCTGTCCGGTCTTGTCGACGGTGAGGACGTAAGCGGAAAGCTCGCGCTTCTCCATGTGGAAGGTGAGCTTGAAGCGGTCCGCGAGGAGCTTCTTGATCATGGTTTTGAGCTGCTTGGGGTTGGGGACGCCTTCAGTGTCAGGGACGGCGTCGATGTCGAAGCGGTCCTTGTCGACCCAGTCGGGGGCTCCGACGATCTGCTTGGACTGGACGTCGTAGGCGAAGGAGATGAGGTCGCTCACGGCGGAATTGCGGGTGGTGAAGTTGCGTCCGCGGACGTTGAGGCCCTGGATCTGGGAGGCTCCTGAGGGATTAGGCTTGATGGTGGCGACTTCGAAGGCGGGGTCGGCGTCGGCGGCCATGAGCTTAGGCGGCGCGGGCGGAGGTGGGATCTCCCAGGCGGTTTCTTTCGTGGCACGGGCGAAGTTGACGGGCTGGGGTTTGGGGCCGCCGGTCATGGTTCCGGTGATGGTGTTGCCGTCGGG
It encodes:
- a CDS encoding TIGR03435 family protein codes for the protein MSPRSTHPRPVRLATIAVLAIAALSAAPAIHAQETPAPAAITETHAKGDLAGDWQGMLDFGKPTKIVLRITKAEKGWAGKLFIIRDDGAQPINTSTITLDGSAFKLTIDVMGATYEGTLSPDGNTITGTMTGGPKPQPVNFARATKETAWEIPPPPAPPKLMAADADPAFEVATIKPNPSGASQIQGLNVRGRNFTTRNSAVSDLISFAYDVQSKQIVGAPDWVDKDRFDIDAVPDTEGVPNPKQLKTMIKKLLADRFKLTFHMEKRELSAYVLTVDKTGQKLTPTQLTGPLPGLGFRPGDGGLTLGVRNGTLTDFTNFLQTLVLDRPVVDKTGLTGKYDFSFKFTPNDSQFAGHPPPIPAATDTTVAAPSLFEALTQQVGLKLDAEKTPVEVIAIDHVEKYSAN